Proteins from a genomic interval of Maniola jurtina chromosome 8, ilManJurt1.1, whole genome shotgun sequence:
- the LOC123867902 gene encoding neurexin-4 isoform X1 produces the protein MMSFSVYYYLPLICFSITNTKADLSRYYDTYECNEPLVEGAKLTATSSLRERGPENAKLYGLNAWTASENDFDQQLVIDLGTVKNITRVATQGRAHSQEFVQEYHISYGSNGLDYVRYKAAGGEVKMFEGNHDGNTVVKNEFEVPIIAQYIRINPMRWRDKISMRVEVYGCDYVADTLYFNGTSLVKVDLLRDPISATRETVKFRFKTSVASGALMYSRGTQGDYIALQLRDNRLVLNIDLGSGTSTSLSVGSLLDDNIWHDVMLSRNRRDIMLTVDRVVVRGRIKGEFSRLNLNRAIYIGGVPNSQEGLVVTQNFTGCVENMYLNNTKVIEELKQGYESGEAFKFQKVNTLYACPEPPIVPVTFLKEGSYAKLRGYSGGTTLNISLEFRTYELHGLLIYHKFKSEGYVKVFLEEGKVKVELYNEGSSKAKLDNYAEEFNDGRWHSLLLTMAPDSLILSVDYRPVKTTKKLRFFTGSTFYIAGGKAPPRGFIGCMRKIAVDGNYRLPTDWKKEEYCCPNEVVFDACHMIDRCNPNPCEHNGVCTQTAEEFTCDCAATGYAGAVCHTSLHPVSCAAYQQAGGAGGAGGVAQQSSTHLMLDVDGSGPLPPFPATCQFYSDGRILTSIQHSAVQSSQVDGYQEPGSFRQDITYDASRAQLEALLNRSHTCSQRLEYLCRHSRLLNSPSDETNFHPFAWWVSRSGQRMDYWAGATPGSRMCQCGVLGSCVDPTKWCNCDAEYSPLSTDEFQIDGGDITEKEFLPVKQLRFGDTGSHLDEKQGRYSLGPLLCEGDDLFSNAVTFRISDAVITLPTFDLSHSGDIYFEFKTTKENAVLLHSKGPQDYIKLSIIGGDQLQFQFQVGDTPLGVSVETSNRLADNKWHSVSIERNRKEARVVVDGALKNEIRTAKDPVRALHLTTALVLGATLDRKDGFVGCMRAMLLNGVPVDLRYHARRGVYGVSEGCTGKCESSPCLNNGTCLEGYDSYGCDCRWTAFKGPICADEIGVNLRPNSMVKYDFLGSWRSTINEKIRVGFTTTNPKGFLLGFYSNISSEYLTLMVSNSGHLRVVFDFGFERQEIIFQGKHFGLGQYHDVRLSRKDSGATMVLQVDNYETQEYHFNIRESADAQFNNIQYMYIGRNETMYEGFVGCVSRVEFDDIYPLKLLFQQDPPPNVRSIGGQLHEDFCGVEPVTHPPEPVETRPPPPADLGDDLDFHSTDEAILGTVLAFIFLLLIVVAIVLVRALSRHKGEYLTQEERGADGAADPDAAALAAATGPRVTKRREFFI, from the exons gtTTGAACGCGTGGACAGCATCTGAGAATGATTTCGATCAGCAACTAGTGATCGACTTGGGAACTGTGAAGAACATAACTCGAGTAGCAACTCAGGGCAGAGCTCACTCTCAGGAGTTTGTTCAAGAATACCACATCAGTTACGGTTCCAACGGTCTTGACTATGTACGCTACAAAGCTGCAGGGGGTGAAGTTAAG ATGTTCGAAGGTAACCATGACGGTAACACGGTGGTTAAAAACGAGTTCGAGGTGCCGATCATAGCGCAGTACATCCGCATCAACCCCATGCGCTGGCGGGACAAGATCTCCATGAGGGTCGAGGTCTACGGCTGCGACTATG TGGCGGATACATTATACTTCAACGGGACATCGCTGGTGAAAGTGGACCTCCTGCGCGACCCCATCTCGGCAACGCGCGAGACGGTCAAGTTCCGCTTCAAGACGAGCGTGGCTTCCGGCGCGCTCATGTACTCGCGCGGCACGCAGGGCGACTATATCGCTTTGCAGCTGAGGGATAACCGCCTTGTGCTCAACATTGATCTGG GCTCGGGCACATCCACATCACTATCCGTCGGCAGTTTGCTAGACGATAACATCTGGCACGATGTAATGTTATCGAGGAACCGACGCGACATCATGTTGACAGTGGACCGCGTGGTGGTACGCGGAAGAATCAAAGGAGAGTTCTCTAGGCTTAACCTAAATAGAGCG ATATACATAGGGGGTGTGCCCAATTCTCAAGAGGGCTTAGTAGTGACGCAAAACTTCACAGGGTGTGTGGAGAACATGTATCTTAACAACACAAAGGTTATTGAGGAGCTTAAACAGGGCTACGAGAGCGGAGAGGCCTTTAAGTTTCAGAAAGTTAACACCCTGTATGCTTGTCCT GAGCCACCAATAGTACCAGTGACATTCCTCAAAGAGGGATCATACGCCAAACTGCGCGGGTACTCCGGTGGGACTACGCTCAATATTTCCCTCGAATTCCGAACATATGAGCTCCATGGATTGCTCATTTACCATAAGTTCAAGAGTGAAGGATACGTAAAG GTTTTCCTAGAAGAAGGCAAAGTAAAGGTGGAGCTATACAACGAAGGCTCATCCAAAGCGAAGCTAGATAACTATGCGGAGGAGTTCAACGACGGGCGATGGCATTCTCTGCTGCTCACCATGGCGCCGGACAGTCTTATCCTTTCGGTGGACTACCGACCTGTTAAAACTACGAAGAAACTGAGGTTCTTTACTGGAAGTACATTTTATATTGCTG gtgGCAAAGCCCCGCCCCGCGGCTTCATCGGTTGCATGCGCAAGATTGCAGTGGACGGCAACTATCGCCTACCAACCGACTGGAAAAAAGAGGAGTACTGCTGCCCCAATGAAGTCGTCTTCGATGCTTGCCACATGATTGACAg GTGTAACCCCAACCCGTGCGAACACAACGGAGTGTGCACGCAGACTGCGGAGGAGTTCACGTGCGACTGCGCAGCCACGGGGTACGCCGGGGCCGTCTGCCACACGT CACTGCACCCGGTATCGTGCGCGGCCTACCAACaagcgggcggcgcgggcggcgcgggcggcgtcGCTCAACAATCCTCCACACATCTCATGCTGGACGTCGACGGCTCCGGGCCCCTGCCGCCCTTCCCCGCCACCTGCCAGTTCTACT cggACGGGCGTATATTAACCTCAATCCAGCACTCGGCAGTGCAGAGCTCTCAGGTGGACGGCTACCAGGAACCGGGCAGCTTTAGACAAGATATTACATACGACGCGTCGCGCGCGCAGTTGGAGGCTCTGCTGAACAGGAGCCACACCTGCAGTCAACGCCTGGAGTATCTGTGCAGGCATTCCCGACTGCTCAATTCCCCCA GTGACGAAACGAACTTCCACCCGTTTGCGTGGTGGGTGTCCCGCAGTGGACAGCGCATGGACTACTGGGCGGGCGCCACGCCGGGCAGCCGCATGTGCCAGTGCGGCGTGCTGGGCTCCTGCGTCGACCCCACCAAGTGGTGCAACTGCGACGCTGAGTACAGCCCCCTGTCCACCGATG AGTTCCAAATCGATGGTGGTGATATAACGGAGAAAGAGTTCTTGCCGGTCAAACAGCTGCGTTTCGGAGATACGGGCAGTCATCTGGATGAAAAACAGGGACGGTATTCTCTGGGACCGCTGCTGTGCGAGGGAGACG ATCTATTCAGCAACGCAGTGACCTTCCGCATATCGGATGCCGTGATAACCCTGCCGACCTTCGACCTGAGTCACAGTGGAGACATCTACTTTGAGTTCAAAACCACCAAGGAGAATGCCGTCTTGCTACACTCTAAG GGCCCGCAAGACTACATAAAGCTGTCCATCATCGGCGGAGACCAGCTCCAGTTCCAGTTCCAAGTGGGGGACACTCCCCTTGGAGTATCCGTGGAAACCAGCAACAGACTCGCTGACAACAAGTGGCATTCCGTCTCCATTGAGAGGAACAG AAAAGAAGCACGTGTAGTAGTGGACGGAGCGTTAAAGAATGAGATCCGCACAGCTAAAGACCCGGTGCGGGCTTTGCACCTCACGACCGCGCTGGTGCTGGGCGCGACGCTGGACAGGAAGGACGGCTTCGTGGGCTGCATGCGGGCCATGCTGCTCAATGGCGTCCCGGTTGACCTGCGCTACCACGCCAGGCGAG GAGTGTACGGCGTATCGGAGGGCTGcacgggcaagtgcgagtcgtccCCGTGCCTCAACAACGGCACGTGCCTGGAGGGGTACGACTCGTACGGATGCGACTGTCGCTGGACCGCCTTCAAGGGACCCATCTGTGCTGACG AGATTGGTGTAAACTTGCGGCCGAATTCGATGGTGAAGTATGACTTCCTTGGATCCTGGCGCTCCACCATCAACGAGAAGATTCGGGTGGGCTTCACCACCACCAACCCCAAGGGCTTCCTTCTTGGCTTCTACTCCAACATCTCTTCGGAATACCTCACCCTCATGGTGTCTAATTCTG GACATCTCCGAGTGGTATTCGATTTCGGCTTTGAGCGTCAGGAGATCATCTTCCAAGGCAAACACTTCGGTCTGGGCCAGTACCACGATGTTCGCTTGTCCCGAAAGGATAGCGGCGCTACTATGGTTTTACAG GTGGACAATTACGAAACCCAAGAGTACCACTTCAACATCCGCGAGTCAGCGGATGCGCAGTTTAACAACATTCAGTACATGTACATAGGTCGCAACGAGACTATGTACGAAGGCTTCGTCGGCTGCGTCAGCAGAGTGGAGTTCGATGATATCTACCCTTTGAAGCTGCTGTTCCAGCAGGATCCCCCGCCCAACGTCAGGTCTATTggag GTCAACTCCACGAAGACTTTTGCGGTGTGGAACCAGTCACTCACCCCCCGGAGCCCGTGGAGACGCGCCCCCCTCCTCCTGCTGACCTGGGGGATGACCTGGACTTCCACAGCACCGATGAGGCCATTCTTGGCA CGGTGCTGGCGTTCATCTTCCTGCTGCTGATTGTCGTGGCGATCGTGCTAGTGCGGGCCTTGTCGCGCCACAAGGGAGAATATCTCACACAG GAGGAGCGTGGTGCGGACGGCGCGGCTGACCCGGACGCGGCAGCCTTGGCCGCAGCCACTGGCCCGCGCGTCACCAAGCGCAGGGAGTTCTTCATCTAG
- the LOC123867902 gene encoding neurexin-4 isoform X2 → MMSFSVYYYLPLICFSITNTKADLSRYYDTYECNEPLVEGAKLTATSSLRERGPENAKLYGTSVWTAKESSYYQHLTINLQSRKELHGIATRGRFATEEYVTEYMIQYSDDGESWRAMTKANGYTQMFEGNHDGNTVVKNEFEVPIIAQYIRINPMRWRDKISMRVEVYGCDYVADTLYFNGTSLVKVDLLRDPISATRETVKFRFKTSVASGALMYSRGTQGDYIALQLRDNRLVLNIDLGSGTSTSLSVGSLLDDNIWHDVMLSRNRRDIMLTVDRVVVRGRIKGEFSRLNLNRAIYIGGVPNSQEGLVVTQNFTGCVENMYLNNTKVIEELKQGYESGEAFKFQKVNTLYACPEPPIVPVTFLKEGSYAKLRGYSGGTTLNISLEFRTYELHGLLIYHKFKSEGYVKVFLEEGKVKVELYNEGSSKAKLDNYAEEFNDGRWHSLLLTMAPDSLILSVDYRPVKTTKKLRFFTGSTFYIAGGKAPPRGFIGCMRKIAVDGNYRLPTDWKKEEYCCPNEVVFDACHMIDRCNPNPCEHNGVCTQTAEEFTCDCAATGYAGAVCHTSLHPVSCAAYQQAGGAGGAGGVAQQSSTHLMLDVDGSGPLPPFPATCQFYSDGRILTSIQHSAVQSSQVDGYQEPGSFRQDITYDASRAQLEALLNRSHTCSQRLEYLCRHSRLLNSPSDETNFHPFAWWVSRSGQRMDYWAGATPGSRMCQCGVLGSCVDPTKWCNCDAEYSPLSTDEFQIDGGDITEKEFLPVKQLRFGDTGSHLDEKQGRYSLGPLLCEGDDLFSNAVTFRISDAVITLPTFDLSHSGDIYFEFKTTKENAVLLHSKGPQDYIKLSIIGGDQLQFQFQVGDTPLGVSVETSNRLADNKWHSVSIERNRKEARVVVDGALKNEIRTAKDPVRALHLTTALVLGATLDRKDGFVGCMRAMLLNGVPVDLRYHARRGVYGVSEGCTGKCESSPCLNNGTCLEGYDSYGCDCRWTAFKGPICADEIGVNLRPNSMVKYDFLGSWRSTINEKIRVGFTTTNPKGFLLGFYSNISSEYLTLMVSNSGHLRVVFDFGFERQEIIFQGKHFGLGQYHDVRLSRKDSGATMVLQVDNYETQEYHFNIRESADAQFNNIQYMYIGRNETMYEGFVGCVSRVEFDDIYPLKLLFQQDPPPNVRSIGGQLHEDFCGVEPVTHPPEPVETRPPPPADLGDDLDFHSTDEAILGTVLAFIFLLLIVVAIVLVRALSRHKGEYLTQEERGADGAADPDAAALAAATGPRVTKRREFFI, encoded by the exons GCACGTCGGTGTGGACGGCGAAGGAGTCCTCCTACTACCAGCACCTCACCATCAACCTTCAGTCCCGCAAAGAGCTGCATGGTATCGCCACCCGGGGGCGCTTCGCCACCGAGGAGTACGTCACCGAGTATATGATACAGTATTCCGATGATGGGGAGAGTTGGAGGGCGATGACCAAGGCTAATGGGTATACACAG ATGTTCGAAGGTAACCATGACGGTAACACGGTGGTTAAAAACGAGTTCGAGGTGCCGATCATAGCGCAGTACATCCGCATCAACCCCATGCGCTGGCGGGACAAGATCTCCATGAGGGTCGAGGTCTACGGCTGCGACTATG TGGCGGATACATTATACTTCAACGGGACATCGCTGGTGAAAGTGGACCTCCTGCGCGACCCCATCTCGGCAACGCGCGAGACGGTCAAGTTCCGCTTCAAGACGAGCGTGGCTTCCGGCGCGCTCATGTACTCGCGCGGCACGCAGGGCGACTATATCGCTTTGCAGCTGAGGGATAACCGCCTTGTGCTCAACATTGATCTGG GCTCGGGCACATCCACATCACTATCCGTCGGCAGTTTGCTAGACGATAACATCTGGCACGATGTAATGTTATCGAGGAACCGACGCGACATCATGTTGACAGTGGACCGCGTGGTGGTACGCGGAAGAATCAAAGGAGAGTTCTCTAGGCTTAACCTAAATAGAGCG ATATACATAGGGGGTGTGCCCAATTCTCAAGAGGGCTTAGTAGTGACGCAAAACTTCACAGGGTGTGTGGAGAACATGTATCTTAACAACACAAAGGTTATTGAGGAGCTTAAACAGGGCTACGAGAGCGGAGAGGCCTTTAAGTTTCAGAAAGTTAACACCCTGTATGCTTGTCCT GAGCCACCAATAGTACCAGTGACATTCCTCAAAGAGGGATCATACGCCAAACTGCGCGGGTACTCCGGTGGGACTACGCTCAATATTTCCCTCGAATTCCGAACATATGAGCTCCATGGATTGCTCATTTACCATAAGTTCAAGAGTGAAGGATACGTAAAG GTTTTCCTAGAAGAAGGCAAAGTAAAGGTGGAGCTATACAACGAAGGCTCATCCAAAGCGAAGCTAGATAACTATGCGGAGGAGTTCAACGACGGGCGATGGCATTCTCTGCTGCTCACCATGGCGCCGGACAGTCTTATCCTTTCGGTGGACTACCGACCTGTTAAAACTACGAAGAAACTGAGGTTCTTTACTGGAAGTACATTTTATATTGCTG gtgGCAAAGCCCCGCCCCGCGGCTTCATCGGTTGCATGCGCAAGATTGCAGTGGACGGCAACTATCGCCTACCAACCGACTGGAAAAAAGAGGAGTACTGCTGCCCCAATGAAGTCGTCTTCGATGCTTGCCACATGATTGACAg GTGTAACCCCAACCCGTGCGAACACAACGGAGTGTGCACGCAGACTGCGGAGGAGTTCACGTGCGACTGCGCAGCCACGGGGTACGCCGGGGCCGTCTGCCACACGT CACTGCACCCGGTATCGTGCGCGGCCTACCAACaagcgggcggcgcgggcggcgcgggcggcgtcGCTCAACAATCCTCCACACATCTCATGCTGGACGTCGACGGCTCCGGGCCCCTGCCGCCCTTCCCCGCCACCTGCCAGTTCTACT cggACGGGCGTATATTAACCTCAATCCAGCACTCGGCAGTGCAGAGCTCTCAGGTGGACGGCTACCAGGAACCGGGCAGCTTTAGACAAGATATTACATACGACGCGTCGCGCGCGCAGTTGGAGGCTCTGCTGAACAGGAGCCACACCTGCAGTCAACGCCTGGAGTATCTGTGCAGGCATTCCCGACTGCTCAATTCCCCCA GTGACGAAACGAACTTCCACCCGTTTGCGTGGTGGGTGTCCCGCAGTGGACAGCGCATGGACTACTGGGCGGGCGCCACGCCGGGCAGCCGCATGTGCCAGTGCGGCGTGCTGGGCTCCTGCGTCGACCCCACCAAGTGGTGCAACTGCGACGCTGAGTACAGCCCCCTGTCCACCGATG AGTTCCAAATCGATGGTGGTGATATAACGGAGAAAGAGTTCTTGCCGGTCAAACAGCTGCGTTTCGGAGATACGGGCAGTCATCTGGATGAAAAACAGGGACGGTATTCTCTGGGACCGCTGCTGTGCGAGGGAGACG ATCTATTCAGCAACGCAGTGACCTTCCGCATATCGGATGCCGTGATAACCCTGCCGACCTTCGACCTGAGTCACAGTGGAGACATCTACTTTGAGTTCAAAACCACCAAGGAGAATGCCGTCTTGCTACACTCTAAG GGCCCGCAAGACTACATAAAGCTGTCCATCATCGGCGGAGACCAGCTCCAGTTCCAGTTCCAAGTGGGGGACACTCCCCTTGGAGTATCCGTGGAAACCAGCAACAGACTCGCTGACAACAAGTGGCATTCCGTCTCCATTGAGAGGAACAG AAAAGAAGCACGTGTAGTAGTGGACGGAGCGTTAAAGAATGAGATCCGCACAGCTAAAGACCCGGTGCGGGCTTTGCACCTCACGACCGCGCTGGTGCTGGGCGCGACGCTGGACAGGAAGGACGGCTTCGTGGGCTGCATGCGGGCCATGCTGCTCAATGGCGTCCCGGTTGACCTGCGCTACCACGCCAGGCGAG GAGTGTACGGCGTATCGGAGGGCTGcacgggcaagtgcgagtcgtccCCGTGCCTCAACAACGGCACGTGCCTGGAGGGGTACGACTCGTACGGATGCGACTGTCGCTGGACCGCCTTCAAGGGACCCATCTGTGCTGACG AGATTGGTGTAAACTTGCGGCCGAATTCGATGGTGAAGTATGACTTCCTTGGATCCTGGCGCTCCACCATCAACGAGAAGATTCGGGTGGGCTTCACCACCACCAACCCCAAGGGCTTCCTTCTTGGCTTCTACTCCAACATCTCTTCGGAATACCTCACCCTCATGGTGTCTAATTCTG GACATCTCCGAGTGGTATTCGATTTCGGCTTTGAGCGTCAGGAGATCATCTTCCAAGGCAAACACTTCGGTCTGGGCCAGTACCACGATGTTCGCTTGTCCCGAAAGGATAGCGGCGCTACTATGGTTTTACAG GTGGACAATTACGAAACCCAAGAGTACCACTTCAACATCCGCGAGTCAGCGGATGCGCAGTTTAACAACATTCAGTACATGTACATAGGTCGCAACGAGACTATGTACGAAGGCTTCGTCGGCTGCGTCAGCAGAGTGGAGTTCGATGATATCTACCCTTTGAAGCTGCTGTTCCAGCAGGATCCCCCGCCCAACGTCAGGTCTATTggag GTCAACTCCACGAAGACTTTTGCGGTGTGGAACCAGTCACTCACCCCCCGGAGCCCGTGGAGACGCGCCCCCCTCCTCCTGCTGACCTGGGGGATGACCTGGACTTCCACAGCACCGATGAGGCCATTCTTGGCA CGGTGCTGGCGTTCATCTTCCTGCTGCTGATTGTCGTGGCGATCGTGCTAGTGCGGGCCTTGTCGCGCCACAAGGGAGAATATCTCACACAG GAGGAGCGTGGTGCGGACGGCGCGGCTGACCCGGACGCGGCAGCCTTGGCCGCAGCCACTGGCCCGCGCGTCACCAAGCGCAGGGAGTTCTTCATCTAG
- the LOC123867902 gene encoding neurexin-4 isoform X3, giving the protein MIQYSDDGESWRAMTKANGYTQMFEGNHDGNTVVKNEFEVPIIAQYIRINPMRWRDKISMRVEVYGCDYVADTLYFNGTSLVKVDLLRDPISATRETVKFRFKTSVASGALMYSRGTQGDYIALQLRDNRLVLNIDLGSGTSTSLSVGSLLDDNIWHDVMLSRNRRDIMLTVDRVVVRGRIKGEFSRLNLNRAIYIGGVPNSQEGLVVTQNFTGCVENMYLNNTKVIEELKQGYESGEAFKFQKVNTLYACPEPPIVPVTFLKEGSYAKLRGYSGGTTLNISLEFRTYELHGLLIYHKFKSEGYVKVFLEEGKVKVELYNEGSSKAKLDNYAEEFNDGRWHSLLLTMAPDSLILSVDYRPVKTTKKLRFFTGSTFYIAGGKAPPRGFIGCMRKIAVDGNYRLPTDWKKEEYCCPNEVVFDACHMIDRCNPNPCEHNGVCTQTAEEFTCDCAATGYAGAVCHTSLHPVSCAAYQQAGGAGGAGGVAQQSSTHLMLDVDGSGPLPPFPATCQFYSDGRILTSIQHSAVQSSQVDGYQEPGSFRQDITYDASRAQLEALLNRSHTCSQRLEYLCRHSRLLNSPSDETNFHPFAWWVSRSGQRMDYWAGATPGSRMCQCGVLGSCVDPTKWCNCDAEYSPLSTDEFQIDGGDITEKEFLPVKQLRFGDTGSHLDEKQGRYSLGPLLCEGDDLFSNAVTFRISDAVITLPTFDLSHSGDIYFEFKTTKENAVLLHSKGPQDYIKLSIIGGDQLQFQFQVGDTPLGVSVETSNRLADNKWHSVSIERNRKEARVVVDGALKNEIRTAKDPVRALHLTTALVLGATLDRKDGFVGCMRAMLLNGVPVDLRYHARRGVYGVSEGCTGKCESSPCLNNGTCLEGYDSYGCDCRWTAFKGPICADEIGVNLRPNSMVKYDFLGSWRSTINEKIRVGFTTTNPKGFLLGFYSNISSEYLTLMVSNSGHLRVVFDFGFERQEIIFQGKHFGLGQYHDVRLSRKDSGATMVLQVDNYETQEYHFNIRESADAQFNNIQYMYIGRNETMYEGFVGCVSRVEFDDIYPLKLLFQQDPPPNVRSIGGQLHEDFCGVEPVTHPPEPVETRPPPPADLGDDLDFHSTDEAILGTVLAFIFLLLIVVAIVLVRALSRHKGEYLTQEERGADGAADPDAAALAAATGPRVTKRREFFI; this is encoded by the exons ATGATACAGTATTCCGATGATGGGGAGAGTTGGAGGGCGATGACCAAGGCTAATGGGTATACACAG ATGTTCGAAGGTAACCATGACGGTAACACGGTGGTTAAAAACGAGTTCGAGGTGCCGATCATAGCGCAGTACATCCGCATCAACCCCATGCGCTGGCGGGACAAGATCTCCATGAGGGTCGAGGTCTACGGCTGCGACTATG TGGCGGATACATTATACTTCAACGGGACATCGCTGGTGAAAGTGGACCTCCTGCGCGACCCCATCTCGGCAACGCGCGAGACGGTCAAGTTCCGCTTCAAGACGAGCGTGGCTTCCGGCGCGCTCATGTACTCGCGCGGCACGCAGGGCGACTATATCGCTTTGCAGCTGAGGGATAACCGCCTTGTGCTCAACATTGATCTGG GCTCGGGCACATCCACATCACTATCCGTCGGCAGTTTGCTAGACGATAACATCTGGCACGATGTAATGTTATCGAGGAACCGACGCGACATCATGTTGACAGTGGACCGCGTGGTGGTACGCGGAAGAATCAAAGGAGAGTTCTCTAGGCTTAACCTAAATAGAGCG ATATACATAGGGGGTGTGCCCAATTCTCAAGAGGGCTTAGTAGTGACGCAAAACTTCACAGGGTGTGTGGAGAACATGTATCTTAACAACACAAAGGTTATTGAGGAGCTTAAACAGGGCTACGAGAGCGGAGAGGCCTTTAAGTTTCAGAAAGTTAACACCCTGTATGCTTGTCCT GAGCCACCAATAGTACCAGTGACATTCCTCAAAGAGGGATCATACGCCAAACTGCGCGGGTACTCCGGTGGGACTACGCTCAATATTTCCCTCGAATTCCGAACATATGAGCTCCATGGATTGCTCATTTACCATAAGTTCAAGAGTGAAGGATACGTAAAG GTTTTCCTAGAAGAAGGCAAAGTAAAGGTGGAGCTATACAACGAAGGCTCATCCAAAGCGAAGCTAGATAACTATGCGGAGGAGTTCAACGACGGGCGATGGCATTCTCTGCTGCTCACCATGGCGCCGGACAGTCTTATCCTTTCGGTGGACTACCGACCTGTTAAAACTACGAAGAAACTGAGGTTCTTTACTGGAAGTACATTTTATATTGCTG gtgGCAAAGCCCCGCCCCGCGGCTTCATCGGTTGCATGCGCAAGATTGCAGTGGACGGCAACTATCGCCTACCAACCGACTGGAAAAAAGAGGAGTACTGCTGCCCCAATGAAGTCGTCTTCGATGCTTGCCACATGATTGACAg GTGTAACCCCAACCCGTGCGAACACAACGGAGTGTGCACGCAGACTGCGGAGGAGTTCACGTGCGACTGCGCAGCCACGGGGTACGCCGGGGCCGTCTGCCACACGT CACTGCACCCGGTATCGTGCGCGGCCTACCAACaagcgggcggcgcgggcggcgcgggcggcgtcGCTCAACAATCCTCCACACATCTCATGCTGGACGTCGACGGCTCCGGGCCCCTGCCGCCCTTCCCCGCCACCTGCCAGTTCTACT cggACGGGCGTATATTAACCTCAATCCAGCACTCGGCAGTGCAGAGCTCTCAGGTGGACGGCTACCAGGAACCGGGCAGCTTTAGACAAGATATTACATACGACGCGTCGCGCGCGCAGTTGGAGGCTCTGCTGAACAGGAGCCACACCTGCAGTCAACGCCTGGAGTATCTGTGCAGGCATTCCCGACTGCTCAATTCCCCCA GTGACGAAACGAACTTCCACCCGTTTGCGTGGTGGGTGTCCCGCAGTGGACAGCGCATGGACTACTGGGCGGGCGCCACGCCGGGCAGCCGCATGTGCCAGTGCGGCGTGCTGGGCTCCTGCGTCGACCCCACCAAGTGGTGCAACTGCGACGCTGAGTACAGCCCCCTGTCCACCGATG AGTTCCAAATCGATGGTGGTGATATAACGGAGAAAGAGTTCTTGCCGGTCAAACAGCTGCGTTTCGGAGATACGGGCAGTCATCTGGATGAAAAACAGGGACGGTATTCTCTGGGACCGCTGCTGTGCGAGGGAGACG ATCTATTCAGCAACGCAGTGACCTTCCGCATATCGGATGCCGTGATAACCCTGCCGACCTTCGACCTGAGTCACAGTGGAGACATCTACTTTGAGTTCAAAACCACCAAGGAGAATGCCGTCTTGCTACACTCTAAG GGCCCGCAAGACTACATAAAGCTGTCCATCATCGGCGGAGACCAGCTCCAGTTCCAGTTCCAAGTGGGGGACACTCCCCTTGGAGTATCCGTGGAAACCAGCAACAGACTCGCTGACAACAAGTGGCATTCCGTCTCCATTGAGAGGAACAG AAAAGAAGCACGTGTAGTAGTGGACGGAGCGTTAAAGAATGAGATCCGCACAGCTAAAGACCCGGTGCGGGCTTTGCACCTCACGACCGCGCTGGTGCTGGGCGCGACGCTGGACAGGAAGGACGGCTTCGTGGGCTGCATGCGGGCCATGCTGCTCAATGGCGTCCCGGTTGACCTGCGCTACCACGCCAGGCGAG GAGTGTACGGCGTATCGGAGGGCTGcacgggcaagtgcgagtcgtccCCGTGCCTCAACAACGGCACGTGCCTGGAGGGGTACGACTCGTACGGATGCGACTGTCGCTGGACCGCCTTCAAGGGACCCATCTGTGCTGACG AGATTGGTGTAAACTTGCGGCCGAATTCGATGGTGAAGTATGACTTCCTTGGATCCTGGCGCTCCACCATCAACGAGAAGATTCGGGTGGGCTTCACCACCACCAACCCCAAGGGCTTCCTTCTTGGCTTCTACTCCAACATCTCTTCGGAATACCTCACCCTCATGGTGTCTAATTCTG GACATCTCCGAGTGGTATTCGATTTCGGCTTTGAGCGTCAGGAGATCATCTTCCAAGGCAAACACTTCGGTCTGGGCCAGTACCACGATGTTCGCTTGTCCCGAAAGGATAGCGGCGCTACTATGGTTTTACAG GTGGACAATTACGAAACCCAAGAGTACCACTTCAACATCCGCGAGTCAGCGGATGCGCAGTTTAACAACATTCAGTACATGTACATAGGTCGCAACGAGACTATGTACGAAGGCTTCGTCGGCTGCGTCAGCAGAGTGGAGTTCGATGATATCTACCCTTTGAAGCTGCTGTTCCAGCAGGATCCCCCGCCCAACGTCAGGTCTATTggag GTCAACTCCACGAAGACTTTTGCGGTGTGGAACCAGTCACTCACCCCCCGGAGCCCGTGGAGACGCGCCCCCCTCCTCCTGCTGACCTGGGGGATGACCTGGACTTCCACAGCACCGATGAGGCCATTCTTGGCA CGGTGCTGGCGTTCATCTTCCTGCTGCTGATTGTCGTGGCGATCGTGCTAGTGCGGGCCTTGTCGCGCCACAAGGGAGAATATCTCACACAG GAGGAGCGTGGTGCGGACGGCGCGGCTGACCCGGACGCGGCAGCCTTGGCCGCAGCCACTGGCCCGCGCGTCACCAAGCGCAGGGAGTTCTTCATCTAG